The following proteins are co-located in the Theropithecus gelada isolate Dixy chromosome 19, Tgel_1.0, whole genome shotgun sequence genome:
- the CBARP gene encoding voltage-dependent calcium channel beta subunit-associated regulatory protein, with protein sequence MQPTATMATTAAAAATTTTTTTTATVALTTSWDNATGRPTAEPDPILDNYVLLVVVMSLFVGGTLVVLSGVLLLCKRCWDVHQRLNRAMEEVEKTTTTYLDNGTHPAQDPDFRGEDPESQDAETERFLSTSSTGRRVSFNEAALFEQSRKTQDKGRRYTLTEGDFHHLKNARLTHLHLPPLKIVTIHECDSGEASSAATPHPATSPKTTLAIFQPPGKALTGRSVGPSSALPGDPYNSAAGATDFAEISPSASSDSGEGISLDAGTRSTKAGGPGAAAGPGEVGPGSGTGTVLQFLTRLRRHASLDGASPYFKVKKWKLEPSQRAASLDTRGSPKRHHFQRQRAASESTEQEEGGAPHEDFIQYIARAGDAVAFPRPRPFLASPPPALGRLEAAEAAGGASPDSLPERSAGPEQQQPPLEPDAERDAGPEQAQTSYRDLWSLRASLELHAAASDHSSSGNDRDSVRSGDSSGSGSGGAAPTFPPPSPPAPRPKDGEARRLLQMDSGYASIEGRGAGDDTEPPAAPARPRSPRAWPRRPRRDYSIDEKTDALFHEFLRHDPHFDDTPAAARHRARAHPHARKQWQRGRQHSDPGARAAPALAGTPAPPAGAARPARAPLRRGDSVDGPPDGRTLGGAGDDPAIPVIEEEPGGGGCPGSGLCVVPPGAVLDKLAAGLEERLFPPRLSEPVVAAPSLVAAAPTSPDHSPA encoded by the exons ATGCAGCCCACAGCCACCATGGCCAcaaccgccgccgccgccgccaccaccaccaccaccaccaccactgccacagTAGCCCTGACGACGTCGTGGGACAACGCCACTGGACGCCCCACG gcagagccagaccccatcctGGACAACTACGtgctgttggtggtggtgatgtcgCTGTTCGTGGGGGGCACGCTGGTGGTGTTGTCCGGCGTCCTGCTCCTCTGCAAGCGCTGCTGGGACGTCCACCAGCGCCTCAACAG GGCCATGGAGGAAGTGGAGAAGACCACCACCACCTATCTGGACAACGGCACCCATCCGGCCCAAG ACCCCGACTTCCGGGGGGAGGACCCCGAGAGCCAGGATGCGGAGACTGAGCGCTTCCTGTCCACCAGCTCCACTGGCCGCCGGGTTTCCTTCAACGAGGCGGCGCTGTTCGAGCAGAGCCGCAAGACGCAGGACAAGGGCCGCCG GTACACACTGACGGAGGGGGACTTCCACCACCTGAAGAATGCCCGGCTCACACACCTGCACCTGCCGCCCCTCAAGATTGTCACCATCCATGAGTGTGACTCGGGTGAGGCCAGCTCGGCTGCCACGCCCCACCCAGCCACCTCTCCCAAGACCACCTTGGCCATCTTCCAG CCCCCGGGGAAGGCCCTCACGGGCCGCTCCGTGGGCCCCAGCTCCGCCCTGCCAGGTGATCCCTACAACTCGGCCGCGGGCGCCACTGACTTTGCGGAGATCAGCCCCTCGGCATCTAGCGACTCTGGGGAAGGCATCTCG TTGGATGCCGGTACCAGGAGCACCAAGGCTGGAGGGCCCGGGGCTGCAGCAGGACCTGGGGAGGTGGGCCCGGGATCCGGGACGGGTACCGTTCTGCAGTTCCTCACCCGCCTGCGCCGCCATGCCAGCCTGGACGGGGCCAGCCCCTACTTCAAGGTCAAGAAGTGGAAGCTGGAGCCCAGCCAGCGGGCGGCCAGTCTGGACACGAGAG GTTCCCCCAAGCGGCACCACTTCCAGCGGCAGCGGGCAGCCAGTGAGAGCACGGAGCAGGAGGAGGGGGGCGCCCCCCACGAGGACTTCATCCAGTACATCGCCAGGGCTGGCGACGCCGTGGCCTTCCCACGCCCCCGTCCCTTTCTGGCCAGCCCGCCCCCTGCTCTCGGCAG GCTAGAGGCGGCCGAGGCAGCGGGAGGAGCGAGCCCCGATTCTCTCCCGGAGCGCAGCGCGGGGCCTGAGCAGCAGCAGCCGCCACTGGAGCCGGACGCCGAGCGGGACGCGGGCCCCGAGCAGGCCCAGACCAGCTACCGCGACCTGTGGAGCCTGCGCGCCTCGCTCGAGCTGCATGCGGCCGCCTCGGACCACAGCAGCAGCGGCAACGACCGCGACTCGGTGCGCAGCGGCGACAGCTCGGGCTCGGGCTCCGGGGGCGCGGCGCCCACCTTCCCGCCGCCCTCCCCGCCCGCGCCGCGGCCCAAAGACGGCGAGGCGCGCCGGCTGCTGCAGATGGACAGCGGCTACGCCAGCATCGAGGGCCGCGGCGCCGGCGACGACACCGAGCCGCCCGCCGCGCCCGCCCGGCCCCGCagcccccgcgcctggccccGCCGCCCGCGCCGCGACTACAGCATCGACGAGAAGACGGACGCGCTGTTCCACGAGTTCCTGCGCCACGACCCGCACTTTGACGACACGCCGGCCGCCGCGCGACACCGCGCCCGCGCGCACCCGCACGCCCGCAAGCAGTGGCAGCGCGGCCGGCAGCACAGCGACCCCGGCGCCCGCGCGGCCCCGGCCCTGGCCGGAACCCCAGCGCCGCCTGCCGGTGCGGCCCGACCCGCGCGTGCGCCCTTGCGGCGTGGCGACAGCGTGGACGGCCCGCCCGACGGCCGTACCCTGGGCGGCGCCGGCGACGACCCCGCCATCCCCGTCATCGAGGAGGAGCCGGGCGGCGGGGGCTGCCCCGGCTCGGGCCTCTGCGTCGTACCCCCCGGGGCGGTGCTGGACAAGCTGGCGGCCGGCCTCGAAGAGAGACTCTTTCCGCCACGCCTCTCCGAGCCCGTCGTGGCGGCTCCCTCTTTGGTCGCCGCCGCTCCCACGTCCCCCGACCACAGCCCGGCCTAA
- the ATP5F1D gene encoding ATP synthase subunit delta, mitochondrial yields the protein MLPAALLRRPGLGRLVRQARAYAEAAAAPAAAAGPNQMSFTFASPTQVFFNGANVRQVDVPTLTGAFGILASHVPTLQVLRPGLVVVHAEDGTTSKYFVSSGSIAVNADSSVQLLAEEAVTLDMLDLGAAKANLEKAQAELLGAADEATRAEIQIRIEANEALVKALE from the exons ATGCTGCCCGCCGCGCTGCTCCGCCGCCCGGGACTTGGCCGCCTCGTCCGTCAGGCCCGTGCTTATGCCGAGGCCGCCGCCGCCCCGGCTGCCGCCGCCGGCCCCAACCAGATGTCCTTCACCTTCGCCTCCCCAACGCAG GTGTTCTTCAACGGTGCCAACGTCCGGCAGGTGGACGTGCCCACGCTGACCGGAGCCTTCGGCATCCTGGCGTCCCACGTGCCCACGCTGCAGGTCCTTCGGCCGGGGCTGGTTGTGGTGCATGCAGAGGACGGCACCACCTCCAAATACTTCG TGAGCAGTGGTTCCATCGCCGTGAACGCCGACTCTTCCGTGCAGTTATTGGCAGAAGAGGCGGTGACGCTCGACATGTTGGACCTGGGG GCAGCCAAGGCGAACTTGGAGAAGGCCCAGGCAGAGCTGTTGGGGGCAGCTGACGAGGCCACTCGGGCAGAGATCCAGATCCGAATTGAGGCCAACGAGGCCTTGGTGAAGGCCCTGGAGTAG
- the MIDN gene encoding midnolin — translation MEPQPGGARSCRRGAPGGACELGPAAEAAPMSLAIHSTTGTRYDLAVPPDETVEGLRKRLSQRLKVPKERLALLHKDTRLSSGKLQEFGVGDGSKLTLVPTVEAGLMSQASRPEQSVMQALESLTETQVSDFLSGRSPLTLALRVGDHMMFVQLQLAAQHAPLQHRHVLAAAAAAAAAARGDPSIASPVSSPCRPMSSAARVPPVPTSPSPASPSPITAGSFRSHAASTTCPEQMDCSPTASSSASPGASTASTPGASPAPRSRKPGAVIESFVNHAPGVFSGTFSGTLHPNCQDSSGRPRRDIGTILQILNDLLSATRHYQGMPPSLAQLRCHAQCSPASPAPDLAPRTTSCEKLAAAPAASLLQGQSQIRMCKPPGDRLRQTENRATRCKVERLQLLLQQKRLRRKARRDARGPYHWSPSRKAGRSDSSSSGGGGSSSEASGLGLDFEDSVWKPEVNPDIKSEFVVA, via the exons ATGGAGCCGCAGCCCGGCGGCGCCCGGAGCTGCCGGCGCGGGGCCCCCGGCGGCGCCTGCGAGCTGGGCCCGGCGGCCGAGGCGGCGCCCATGAGCCTGGCCATCCACAGCACCACGGGCACTCGCTACGACCTGGCCGTGCCGCCCGACGAGACGGTGGAGGGGCTGCGCAAGCGGTTGTCTCAGCGCCTGAAAGTGCCCAAGGAGCGCCTGGCGCTTCTCCACAAAGACAC CCGGCTCAGTTCGGGGAAGCTGCAGGAGTTCGGCGTGGGTGATGGCAGCAAGCTGACCTTGGTACCCACCGTGGAAGCGGGCCTCATG TCTCAGGCCTCAAGGCCGGAGCAGTCTGTGATGCAAGCCCTCGAGAGTCTCACGGAGACGCAG GTCAGTGACTTCCTGTCGGGCCGCTCGCCACTGACACTGGCCTTGCGTGTGGGCGACCACATGATGTTCGTACAGCTGCAGCTCGCGGCCCAGCACGCTCCACTGCAACACCGCCATGTGctggccgccgccgccgccgccgctgccgctgcACGGGGGGACCCAAGCATAGCCTCCCCCGTGTCCTCACCCTGCCGGCCCATGTCCAGTGCCGCCCGAGTCCCCCCGGTGCCCACGAGCCCCTCCCCTGCGTCTCCCTCGCCCATCACAGCCGGCTCTTTCCGGTCCCACGCAGCCTCCACCACCTGCCCAGAG CAGATGGACTGCTCCCCCACGGCCAGCAGCAGTGCCAGTCCTGGTGCCAGCACCGCGTCTACCCCAGGGGCCAGCCCTGCCCCCCGCTCCCGAAAACCCGGCGCCGTCATCGAGAGCTTTGTGAATCACGCCCCAGGGGTCTTCTCAGGGACCTTCTCTG GCACGCTACACCCCAACTGCCAAGACAGCAGCGGGCGGCCACGGCGTGACATCGGCACCATCCTGCAGATCCTCAATGACCTCCTGAGCGCCACCCGGCACTACCAGGGCATGCCCCCCTCGCTGGCCCAGCTCCGCTGCCACGCCCAGTGCTCCCCGGCTTCGCCGGCCCCCGACCTGGCCCCCAGAACTACCTCCTGCGAGAAGCTCGCGGCTGCCCCTGCAGCCTCCCTGCTGCAGGGCCAGAGCCAGATCCGCATGTGCAAGCCTCCGG GGGACCGGCTTCGGCAGACGGAAAACCGCGCCACACGCTGCAAGGTAGAACGGCTGCAGCTGCTCCTGCAGCAGAAACGGCTGCGTAGAAAGGCCCGGCGGGACGCGCGGGGTCCGTACCACTGGTCACCCAGCCGCAAGGCCGGCCGCAGCGACAGCAGTAGCAGCGGGGGCGGTGGCAGCTCCAGCGAGGCCTCCGGCCTGGGCCTCGACTTCGAGGACTCCGTGTGGAAGCCAGAAGTCAACCCTGACATCAAGTCAGAGTTCGTGGTGGCTTAG